Proteins co-encoded in one Sporosarcina sp. FSL K6-1522 genomic window:
- a CDS encoding four-carbon acid sugar kinase family protein — protein sequence MTTIGSKEKRLVQEVLGNIQAVDTQAVRKMLTNELVDLNKKIIVLDDDPTGVQTVHGISVYTDWSVESLERGFEEENAMFFILTNSRGFTAAETEKAHTKIATNIVEAAKKQNKEFIVISRGDSTLRGHYPLETEVLKGTIEAALDIQYDGEVILPFFKEGGRYTVDNIHYVQYEEYLVPAGETEFAKDRTFGYSSSHLGEWVEEQTKGAFKAENTTYISLESLRTLDIETITNQLLQVSDFNKVVVNAVDYVDVEVFVIALIKAMKSGKQFMFRSAAALTKVMGGVSDKALLKREELIQEETNHGGLILVGSHVKKTTEQLEVLKTGDFIEFIEFDSHLVLQPDKFQEEIDRVIETTENFIRSGKTVTVYTRRERLDLGEGKKEEELKLSVKISDAVTSIVQRLTVRPNYIVAKGGITSSDIGTKGLQVKRATVAGQIQPGIPVWVTGEESKFPGMAYIIFPGNVGAVTTLKDTVDILNN from the coding sequence ATGACTACAATTGGCAGTAAAGAAAAGAGATTGGTCCAAGAGGTTTTAGGGAATATTCAAGCAGTCGATACACAAGCTGTGCGAAAGATGCTTACGAATGAACTCGTTGATTTGAATAAAAAAATCATTGTGCTAGACGATGATCCAACGGGTGTTCAAACTGTTCATGGCATTTCTGTTTACACAGATTGGTCAGTAGAAAGTTTGGAGCGAGGGTTTGAAGAAGAAAACGCCATGTTTTTTATTCTGACGAATTCTAGAGGATTTACGGCTGCTGAAACAGAAAAAGCACATACCAAAATCGCTACAAATATTGTAGAAGCGGCGAAAAAACAGAACAAAGAATTCATTGTCATTAGCCGTGGAGATTCGACGTTAAGAGGTCATTATCCTCTTGAAACAGAAGTGTTGAAAGGGACGATTGAAGCTGCTTTAGACATCCAATATGACGGTGAAGTGATTTTGCCATTTTTCAAAGAAGGAGGTCGCTATACAGTCGACAATATTCACTATGTGCAATATGAAGAGTATTTGGTGCCTGCTGGTGAAACAGAATTTGCGAAAGACAGAACGTTTGGCTATTCATCGTCTCATTTAGGTGAGTGGGTTGAGGAACAAACAAAGGGTGCATTTAAAGCTGAAAATACGACGTATATTTCACTGGAAAGCTTAAGAACGCTTGATATTGAAACAATCACAAACCAATTGCTTCAAGTGAGTGATTTCAACAAAGTAGTCGTGAATGCAGTCGACTACGTAGATGTGGAAGTTTTTGTTATCGCCCTTATTAAAGCTATGAAGTCCGGGAAACAATTCATGTTCCGAAGTGCAGCCGCGCTTACGAAAGTAATGGGTGGAGTAAGTGATAAAGCACTATTAAAGAGAGAAGAATTGATTCAAGAAGAAACGAATCATGGTGGATTAATTCTTGTGGGATCGCATGTTAAAAAGACGACGGAACAACTCGAAGTATTGAAAACAGGTGATTTCATCGAATTCATTGAATTTGATAGCCATCTTGTGCTACAACCAGACAAGTTCCAAGAAGAGATAGATCGAGTGATTGAAACAACCGAGAATTTTATTCGCTCTGGTAAAACAGTTACGGTGTACACAAGACGTGAAAGATTGGATCTTGGTGAAGGCAAAAAAGAAGAAGAGTTAAAACTATCCGTAAAAATTTCAGATGCGGTCACAAGTATCGTGCAACGCTTAACTGTACGTCCTAATTACATTGTTGCCAAAGGCGGCATTACGTCTAGTGATATTGGAACAAAAGGGCTGCAAGTAAAAAGAGCAACAGTAGCTGGTCAAATCCAACCTGGAATTCCTGTATGGGTGACGGGAGAAGAAAGCAAGTTCCCAGGAATGGCGTATATTATTTTCCCGGGGAATGTCGGGGCGGTTACAACATTGAAAGATACGGTTGATATTTTGAACAACTAA
- the garR gene encoding 2-hydroxy-3-oxopropionate reductase — MVKKVGFIGLGIMGKPMALNLVAKGYEVMVNDLNKEAVQTLVGVGAKAADSAKSIAENSDVVITMLPASHHVQQVVLGENGVLSGAKKGTVIIDMSSISPVVSKEIAEIAEKQGVEMLDAPVSGGEPKAKDATLAIMVGGKEEVFEQVKDVLAAMGSEITLVGGNGSGTTAKLANQVIVNLNIAAMSEALVLAAKSGIDVEKMYQAIRGGLAGSAVLDAKVPLILDRNFVAGGRIDINLKDITNVMETAHSVGVPMPLSSHLLEIFHALKVDGKAADDHGGIVQYYEKLANVTVGRV, encoded by the coding sequence ATGGTGAAAAAAGTTGGTTTTATTGGTTTAGGGATCATGGGGAAACCTATGGCGTTGAATTTGGTGGCTAAAGGCTATGAAGTAATGGTGAACGATTTAAATAAAGAGGCGGTACAAACTTTAGTTGGTGTGGGGGCAAAAGCAGCGGATTCTGCAAAGAGCATCGCCGAGAATAGTGACGTTGTCATTACGATGCTACCAGCTTCTCATCATGTGCAACAAGTTGTTTTAGGTGAAAATGGTGTACTTAGTGGCGCTAAAAAAGGCACAGTGATTATTGATATGAGTTCGATTTCGCCAGTTGTGTCAAAAGAGATTGCGGAAATCGCAGAAAAACAAGGAGTAGAAATGCTAGATGCTCCTGTTAGTGGTGGAGAACCAAAAGCAAAAGATGCAACACTTGCAATCATGGTCGGTGGAAAAGAAGAAGTGTTTGAGCAAGTGAAGGATGTATTAGCTGCGATGGGATCCGAAATCACATTAGTCGGTGGAAATGGAAGCGGCACGACTGCGAAATTAGCGAACCAAGTCATCGTAAACTTAAATATTGCTGCTATGTCTGAAGCTTTGGTATTAGCGGCAAAATCGGGCATCGATGTAGAAAAAATGTACCAAGCGATTAGAGGCGGATTAGCAGGAAGTGCCGTGCTAGATGCAAAAGTGCCATTAATTCTTGATCGTAACTTCGTGGCTGGTGGAAGAATTGATATTAATTTGAAAGACATCACAAATGTAATGGAAACAGCGCATAGTGTTGGTGTTCCAATGCCTCTTTCTAGTCATTTGTTGGAAATTTTCCATGCGTTAAAAGTGGACGGTAAAGCTGCGGATGACCATGGTGGAATTGTTCAATATTATGAAAAACTAGCAAACGTGACAGTTGGGAGAGTTTAA
- a CDS encoding class II fructose-bisphosphate aldolase, with protein MLINTKKILQHAQQEKYAVAAFNVYNLETVQVAIHVAERENQPVIIALGERYFPTVDVEGFAAFVKALAEKSAVPVALHLDHAYEKESIIRAIRCGFTSVMFDGSAYDLDENIRRTKEIVEIAHMAGVSVEAEIGSLAKGDFSDEEEGDGTLTDPQSAKDFVDTTGVDFLAAAIGTVHGMYKGEPKIDLPLLERIQQAVDVPLVLHGGSGTPDSVITQAVQLGICKVNVNTEVSMAAVSYLQHAFENKQMVHLSTVMADMQQAMEPVMTKFVRLFANR; from the coding sequence ATGTTAATCAATACGAAAAAGATTTTACAGCATGCGCAGCAAGAAAAATACGCTGTAGCAGCCTTTAATGTATACAATTTAGAAACGGTTCAAGTAGCAATACATGTTGCCGAACGGGAAAATCAACCAGTCATTATCGCGTTAGGAGAACGTTATTTTCCAACGGTTGATGTGGAAGGGTTTGCAGCTTTTGTGAAAGCATTGGCTGAAAAGTCTGCTGTCCCTGTAGCGCTCCATCTGGATCATGCATATGAAAAAGAATCGATTATTCGTGCCATTCGTTGTGGTTTCACGTCTGTTATGTTTGACGGGTCGGCCTATGATTTAGATGAAAATATTCGCCGTACAAAAGAAATAGTGGAAATTGCTCATATGGCAGGTGTGTCTGTTGAGGCTGAAATAGGTTCTTTAGCAAAAGGTGATTTTTCCGACGAGGAAGAGGGAGACGGCACATTGACGGATCCGCAGTCCGCGAAAGACTTTGTTGACACGACAGGTGTAGACTTTTTAGCTGCAGCTATCGGTACTGTTCACGGAATGTACAAGGGAGAGCCTAAAATTGATTTGCCTCTTTTAGAAAGAATTCAGCAGGCTGTTGATGTTCCACTTGTCCTCCATGGAGGATCGGGCACACCTGATTCAGTTATTACACAGGCTGTCCAACTCGGAATATGTAAGGTCAATGTGAACACGGAAGTATCGATGGCTGCCGTGTCCTATTTACAGCATGCTTTTGAAAACAAACAAATGGTCCACCTTTCCACTGTAATGGCGGACATGCAACAGGCTATGGAACCTGTAATGACTAAATTCGTTCGGTTGTTTGCAAATCGCTAA
- a CDS encoding GntR family transcriptional regulator, producing the protein MTQNNNKSRSASHQAYEVIRDRILNGDLPGGTKIVEEKLATELGISRTPIREALRQLGHEGLVVNKKVVQPTEKDLRNLFQLRSLLEGSAAKSAATYLPVEDLTSLSNCIQIGRDGAPEEIMAANERFHKIIVQASGNSLMIDTIDRMKSIIYLFRKTVVLYNRPRLIDEHEEIYEAIKARDGEKAKQLMESHLQEDLDFCLHILRSSSNGRL; encoded by the coding sequence GTGACTCAAAACAATAATAAGTCTCGCTCTGCTTCCCACCAAGCATATGAAGTAATTCGTGATCGAATCTTAAATGGTGATTTACCGGGCGGTACAAAAATCGTAGAAGAAAAATTAGCAACAGAGCTAGGGATTAGCCGAACACCGATTAGAGAAGCCCTACGACAATTAGGTCACGAAGGGCTTGTCGTCAATAAAAAAGTGGTCCAACCTACAGAAAAAGATCTCCGTAACCTTTTTCAATTACGAAGTCTTTTAGAGGGTTCCGCAGCGAAATCAGCAGCAACCTATTTACCCGTGGAAGATTTAACCTCACTTTCTAATTGCATTCAAATAGGAAGAGATGGCGCACCAGAGGAAATAATGGCGGCCAATGAACGCTTTCACAAAATTATCGTTCAAGCCAGCGGCAATTCCCTAATGATCGATACAATTGATCGCATGAAATCCATTATCTATCTTTTTCGAAAAACCGTTGTGCTCTACAATCGCCCACGCTTAATTGATGAACACGAGGAAATTTATGAGGCGATTAAAGCTAGGGACGGGGAAAAAGCGAAACAATTAATGGAATCCCACCTTCAAGAGGATTTAGATTTTTGCCTACATATATTAAGAAGTTCTAGCAATGGTCGTCTATAA